The Cellulophaga lytica DSM 7489 nucleotide sequence AAAAAATTACCTAAAATTACAACAATTGCTACAGGTAATGAGTTGGTAGAGGTTGCAGAAGTTCCGTTACCGCACCAAATACGTAAATCTAACATAAACTCTTTATATGCGGCTTTGCTAAATGAACACATACTTGCGCAAACGTTACATTTAAAAGATAGTAAGGAGGCTATAAAAGATGCTTTAGAGGTAGCTTTGAAAACTAATGATGTATTGTTGCTGAGTGGCGGAGTTAGTAAGGGTAAATTTGATTTTTTACCAATAGCATTAGAAGAATTAGGCGTAGAAAAAGTTTTTCATAAAGTATTACAAAGACCAGGAAAACCATTTTGGTTTGGGGTTCAAAAAGCAACTAATACAGTAATTTTTTCGTTCCCAGGTAACCCAGCATCTACTTTTGCCAACTACCATATTTATTTTAAACCTTGGTTAAATAAAAGCTTAGGTTTAACGGTTTCTAATAATTATGTTATTTTAAACGAAGAACTTGATAATAAAGGTAGTTTAACCTTATTTTTACGTGTTAAAGTTACTTTTACTAACGGTAAACTACTTGCAAACAGAATTATAGAAAACGGTTCTGGTGATTTAACCAGTTTGGCAAATTGCGATGGCTTTATTTGTATAGCCCCAAACAAAAACAGTTATAACAAAGGAACTTTGGTACCTTTTATACAAACAAGGAGATTATTGTAAAATGACGCATGAACTTAAAAAAATTGTAACGGCTTATACTAAAGCTAAACAGCAAAATAGAAAAACTGTTTTAGCAACTGTTGTTGCCTTAAATGGCTCATCATACAGGCGTCCGGGAGTACGTATGCTTATATTAGAGAACGGAGAAACCGTTGGTGCTGTTAGCGGTGGTTGTGTAGAAAAAGAAGTAGTAAGGCAAGCTGCAACTGTTTTTACAACTGGTGTAGCTAAGGTAATGACATATGATGGTAGATATAGATTAGGTTGTGAAGGTATTTTATATGTTTTGCTAGAGCCTTTTACACCAAACACAGTTTTTTGTGATACGTTTTGGAAAGTAGTAGCAGATAGAGATGATTTTAGTATTACATCATATTTTGAGCAAAAAGATGCTGAAAATGGTAGTTTTGGATCTGTTTTTAGTTTTTTTAATAAAAAATATGCAGTTTATGATAAGTTTCAACTTAATAAAGAACTACCTGCTTTTACTCAAAATTTAGAGCCTTGTTTTAAATTAATGATTATTGGAGCAGAACATGATGCTGTACAATTAACATCTTATGCTGCCTTAACGGGTTGGGAAGTTACCGTTTGTGTTATTCCTAAAGAAGAGAAACAATTATCAGATTTTCCTGGAGCAGAGAGTATACAAGTTGCTGTGCCAGAGCTACTAGAGGTTTCTAAAATAGATAACCAAACCGCAGTTGTTTTAATGACGCATAGTTATGTAAAAGACCTACAGTATTTATTGGCATTAAAAAAAGCACAGCCAATATACATAGGTTTATTAGGGCCAACAACCAGAAGAGAAAAATTATTAAATGAGTTTATAGAACATTATCCAGAGGTAAATGATGCTTTTTTAGATGTAATTCACGGTCCGGCTGGTTTACACATAGGAGCAGAAACACCACAAGAAATTTCTATAGCAATAGTAGCAGAAATATTAACAGTAATAAGAAAAACAAAACCTATACGATTAAAAGATAAAATTGGAAAAATACACAACTAAACTATAACAATGAAAATAGCTAATATTATTTTAGCTGCGGGTTCATCAACTAGAATGCAACAAACTAAACAAGTATTACCTTATAAGGATACAACACTTTTGGGTAATGCAGTACAACAAGCAGAGGGCACAGCTCTGTTAGATGTTTATGTAGTTCTAGGTGCAAACGCAGCCGAAATTAAAACACAAATTAACGTAAAAGAAGAACAAGTTTTTATCAACCTAAATTGGAAGAAAGGACTTGGGAGTTCTATTGCTCACGGAATTGTAGAATTACAAAAACTAGACGAAGAGTACAGTGCTGTTTTAATATCATTGGCAGATCAGCCATTAATAGACAGTGCATACCTTACTAAAATGGTAAGTCTGTTTTCTACATCGGTTAGTACCATTGTTGCAACAAACTATGGAGAAAGAGTAGGTGTACCTGCTATTTTTGATTCTCAATACTATGCAGAATTAAGAGAATTAAATGAAGATTTTGGAGCTAAAGAGATTCTTATAAAACACGCAAGTGAAATTGTAATGGTAGAACCTAATGGTAAAGAAATTGATGTAGATACACAGCAAGATTACAACAGTATTGCACATTAAAATTGTCTGTAATCTTTAGTAAATAAACAACCTCTAAATTTTTAGAGGTTTTTTTTATGCTTAAAAGTGTGATTTTTTTAAGGTAACTTATACTAATATTATAAATTAAAGTTGCTTATGAGCAAGGAAGAAAAATTTGTAGAGCTTATACAAAACAACCAAGGATTAATATTTAAGGTTACCACTGTATACACTAATAATAAAGCAGATCAGCAAGATCTTTATCAAGATATTGTGTACCAACTCTGGAAGTCTTTTGATAGTTTTAATAACCAATCTAAAATAAGTACTTGGTTGTACAGAGTAGCTTTAAATACTGCATTAACAAAAATTAAAAAGCACACTAAAAAACCTAAAAGTGTGCCTATAGAGAAAGTAATTGTGCAACAAGCAGAAGATTATAACCCTATTTATGAAGAGCAATTAAAACTTGTTTATGCCCAAATACAGCAGCTAAATGTATTAGAAAAGGCCCTTATGTTATTGCTGTTAGAAGGAAAAAAATATAAAGAGATAGCAGAAATTGTTGGTATTACCACTAGTAATGTTGGAACCAAAATTTCAAGAATAAAACAAAAATTAAAGAATAACATTTTAAAGCAATAATTATGAATATTGATGAAATGCAAGCTGTTTGGCAACAAATGGATAAAGATTTAAAAAAACAGAAAAAAATAACCAATACATTAGTTATGAAAATGACACAAGAGCGTTATAAAAACAAGTTTGGAAAATTAGCAACTTATGAAACTTTAGGAGCTTTAGTTTGCTTTGTAGCTGCTATTGTAATAGTTTTTAATTTTGGTAAATTAAACACGTGGTATTTGGCTTTGTGTGGTGTACTTTTAACGGTTTACTTTGTAACATTACCAGCTTTAGTTTTAAAATATTTGTATGCTATTAAAGCTATAAATATTGATGTTTCTAGCTATGCAGTAACGTTAAAAAAATATCTAAAGGCAAAAAATAAGCTGCTATTAGTACAACAATTAGGTATTTACTTAAATTTTGTAGCATTGTTATTAGTTATTCCTGTTTTTTCTAAACTATATAAAAACAAAGATGTTTTTATAACTCCAAATACAACTTGGTTTTGGTTAGTTCCTGTATTAGTAGTATTACTATTAGTTGTGTCTAAATGGGGATACAATTGTTATGTAAAAATAACTAGTTCTGCAGAGAACTTACTTAAAGAACTAGAGTAACTAGCATAGCATCAAAATAAAAAAAAGCAGCCATAATTAGGCTGCTTTTATTTTTTTTTAAAATATAGTGTTTATAACTGAAATAATCCTCCTTTAGGAATTGCATGAAAGCCAGTTGGTTTTACTGCGTTTTCAACTTTTTCAATTTCAACTATTTCTGTAGTTTGTATTGTAATTTCAGCAGGAAAAACGTCAGTATTTACTAATACATCTTTAATACCATTAACCGTAAGTATTGCTTCTACAACTTTAGCAACTTCTACTTGTTCTTTTGCGTTTGTGGTAAATACTTTACCGTGGTTACCAGGTATTACATTATCAGAAAGTAAACTCATTATATATGTTTTTAAGGGTGTGTATAATCAAAATATTTACAAAATTAAATATTATTACCTGCAACCTCTAATTTAATAACCTAAAAAAAGTATAACTGTTTAAAGTTTTACGTCTAAACTTATACTATACATGGTTTTAATTTTTAAATTGGTTGTGTAATATGCAAGAGTTATTGTCAGAAATAAAAAAGTGTACTGTTTGCAGTGCTAAATTGGCTTTAGGGCCACGGCCAATAGTTAGTGCCTCTGCAAAAAGCAAAATTGTTATTGTTGGTCAGGCTCCAGGTAGCATAGTGCATAACACCGGTATTCCTTGGAACGATAAAAGTGGAGAAAACTTAAGAAACTGGATGGGGATATCTACAGAAGATTTTTATAATACAGATAAAGTAGCTATTATTCCTATGGGCTTTTGTTACCCAGGCATGGGCAAATCAGGAGATTTACCACCAACAAAAGAATGCGCTCCTTTATGGCATAAGCAAATTTTAAATGGTATTAAAAATGTACGTTTAACACTTTTAATTGGTGCTTATGCACAGTCTTACTATTTAGGAAATAAAGCAGAAAAAACACTTACACAAACGGTTAAAAATTACCACACATATTTGCCAAATTATATGGTGCTACCACATCCGTCTCCAAGAAATAATATATGGCAAGCAAAAAATAAATGGTTTGTTACAGATGTGTTACCAGAGCTTAAAATACAAGTAAAAGAAATATTAAAATAAAGCTTAAAAGTTTTAAAACCATTAATTATCAAAAAATTAACTTTGAAAAAACAGCTTAATACTAATTTATATTTTAAATTTTGTATATTTGTAGCCTAAAAGAAAGTTTAAATACACAAACACGTGGTTCCTATAAATCCTGATTCTAAATCTTTTTAGACAGGTTCTTAAGCAAAAGTCGCCCATCTACGTATTTACTCCATTCCTTTTTAAAGAGCTATACAGGCTAAGTACAATTCTAAAAAATAGTTAATTTTAATGGCGAGATCGCAACAGACATTCGGTAAAAAAGAAAAAGAAAAAAAACGTTTAAAAAAACGTGAAGAAAAAGCAAAGCGTAAAATAGAAAGAAAAGCAAACTCTAAAGGTGGAGAGTTTGAAGATATGATTGCGTACGTTGATGAAAATGGACACCTTACCGATACGCCTCCAGATCCAACTAAAAAAGTTAAAGTTGACGCAGAAAGTATTGTTATAGGTATTCCTAAGAAAGAAGAAATGGAAGAAGAAGATCCAGTAAGAAACGGTAAAGTTTCTTTCTTTGACACTTCTAAAGGTTTCGGCTTTATTATTGACGCAGAAAATAACGAAAAGTATTTTGTACACGTTAGTGGTTTAATAGATGAAATATCTGAAAATGATAAAGTAAGCTACGAACTAGAAAGAGGTATGAAAGGTATGAATGCCGTTCGTGTAAAAAGAATATAGTACAATACCAACATATTGTATATAAAACGGTCATATTTAGTATGACCGTTTTTTTTAAATCTAATTTTGTAGTCATAACTATACGACTAGAAAATAACTTGTAACTTTGTCCAAAATATTATAAATGGAATCTTTCTCTGACTTTAATCTTAAAAAACAATTGCATTATGCAATTGACGACTTAGGGTTTACAACTCCAACACCTATACAAAAAGAAGCTTTTCCGGTAGTTATGTCTGGTAAAGATATGATAGGTATTGCACAAACAGGTACAGGGAAAACCTTTGCTTATATGCTGCCAATTTTACAAGATTTGGCTTTTTCTAAGCAAAAAAATCCAAGAGTATTAATTTTAGTGCCAACAAGAGAATTGGTTTTGCAAGTTGTAGAACAAATAAACAGTTTTGCAAAGTATATTAATGTACGCGTAATGGGCGTTTATGGTGGTACAAATATGAACACGCAAGCACAAGCAGTATCTCAAGGATCAGATATTATTGTAGCAACACCTGGCCGTTTATATGATCTTGTTTTAGCAAGAGCTTTGCAATTAAAATCTATAAAAAAATTAGTTATAGATGAAGTAGATGTAATGCTAGATTTAGGTTTTCGTTTTCAGATAACTAATATTTTTGAGTTGCTACCAACTCGCAGGCAAAACATTATGTTTTCTGCTACAATGACAGATGATGTAGAAACACTAATAAACGACTTTTTTATAAATCCCGAAAAAGTATCTATTGCCGTAAGTGGTACTCCGTTAGATAATATATCGCAAACTTGTTATGCTGTACCTAACTTTTATACCAAAGCAAATTTATTGGTACACTTGTTAAAAGACAAAGAAACCTATAAAAAAGTATTAGTTTTTGTTGCCAATAAGCGTTTTGCAGATCGTTTATTTAATTCTTTAGAAGAAATTTTTTCTGATGAATTATGTGTAATTCACTCTAATAAAACTCAAAATTACAGAATACGTTCTATAAACCAGTTTGATGAAGGTATTAATAGAATATTGGTAACCACAGACGTTATGGCACGTGGTTTAGATTTAGATAAAATATCTCACGTAATTAATTTTGATACGCCTACTTTTCCTGAAAACTACATGCACCGTATTGGTAGAACAGGTAGAGCAGAAGAACAAGGAAATTCTATTTTGTTTTACACAGAAAAAGAAGAAGAATACAAGGATGCTATAGAAGAGTTGATGGATTATAAAATACCAACTATTACTATACCAGAAAGTGTAGAAATTTCTAAAGAATTAATACCAGAAGAGCGACCAAAAATTTTAGAGCACCACAATCCTATTAATCTTAATGCAGAAGAAAGAGGTGCTAGCTTTCATGAAAAGAAAGAGAAAAATAAAAAAGTAAATAAAGGTGGTTCTTATAAGTTTGAAATTGCCAGAAAATATAAGAAACCAAAAACAAGAGGAGATAAAAACTATAATAAACGTAATAAGAAGAAGTAACTCTTTTTAAATGTTTAAATGTTATTTAGATTGAATAGGCAGATACCACAATCATTAAAAAATGAATTATTAGAAACCTCATCATTATTCAAATATACAGTTGAAGAAATGGAGAGGATTAGCAGGAATTTGCTTACTGATAATAATATTAATGATCAATTTTACAGAAGATTAATTATTAGAAATATATTCTCTATAATTGAGACTTATATTCATATCACAAAGAAAATAATAAAAATATTTCTAGCTGTAGAAGAATCTAGTAATAATTCAATTAGTTGGCCAGAATTGATTATTTTGAATGAAAAAAGAGCTTTTCTTGACAACAAGGGAAATGTGAAATTGAGAGATGAATTTCAAAGTTTTGAATCAAGTTTAAGGTTTACGTTAAATTTATACTCTCAATTATTTAAATTAAATAAGCCTAATTATGGAGATAAACGGTTCCAAAAACTGATTGAGCTTTCAAAGAGGCGTAATCATATTACTCATCCGAAAAAAAGATTTGAATTAGATATTTCGAAAGAAGAAATTATTGATTTGATGAGCGGTTTTTATTGGTTTATGGATTTAAATAACCAAATTCAAAATTCTTTTAATTCTTGGTTGAGAAAAACATTAAGAAATTAGATGTTTTTTAAAAAAAGTTTACTTTTCTTCAAGTAAAGACGTATATTTTTGTTTAGCAAAGGTTGTTAACTCTTCAAAAAAAGAAGTAAACTCATCTTCAAACTCATTGTAATGTTCTTTTAAATCTACAATGGCAAAATTCATTTTAGATCTGTTTTTTGTACGTCTATTCATTCCGTCTAAAACCTTAGAAATACCTGTTAAGCTTGCATAACTTAGTATCCAATTATCAGCAATCATATAAGGCATCATACGCTTTGTGTTTTCTGGTAGTATAAGATAATTGTCTTCTAAAAGATCATAAAATTTTTCTACAAATTCATCCAAAGGAGTATCAGAGTAATTCTTCCAATTTTTAGCTAAAAAGTGGTCATAAAAAATGTCTACAATTACACCGCTATAATGTCCGTAATTTTCGTGTAATTTTTTAGTGCTTTTACGTACCGTTTTGTGCGCGTCTGTAAAAGTATCTATATGCCTGTGTAAGGTAATTCCCTTTTGTATTTTTTTAGGTAAGTGTTTGTACTTGTTTCCCCTAATGCTATCTGCTATAAAGTTCCCTATAGTAATTTCATCATCTTCAAAAGAAAGGTAAATGTGTGCAAGAAAATTCATAAGTCGATATTAGCATTCTTAAAATCGAATTTACAAATTCAAAACATAAGAATTGCTTTTGTACATGTATATTTGTAAAAACTTTTATAATATATATGACACTAATCAAATCTATTTCGGGAATACGAGGAACAATAGGAGGTAAGCCTTCAGAAAATTTAACACCATTAGATGCAGTAAAATTTGCTGCTGCTTATGGTATTTGGTTAAAGGAGTATGCTAAAAAAGATAAATTAAAAGTAGTTATTGGCCGTGATGCTAGGTTGTCTGGAGAAATGATTCAGAATTTAGTTGTATCTACCTTGGTAGGTTTAGGTATAGATGTAGTAGATTTGGATTTGTCTACTACACCAACTGTAGAAATTGCAGTGCCTTTAGAGAAGGCAGATGGTGGTATTATATTAACGGCTAGCCACAACCCAAAACAATGGAATGCTTTAAAGCTTTTAAATGAAAAAGGAGAATTTTTAAATGCAGAACAAGGGGCTAAAATTTTAGCAATAGCAGAAAAAGAAGATTTTACTTTTGCAGATGTAGATGATTTAGGATCTATCTTAAAAAATGACTCTTACATAGACATACATATTGATGAAGTTTTAAACTTATCATTGGTAGATAAAGAGATAATTAAAGCAGCTAAATTTAAAGTAGTTGTAGATGGTGTAAACTCTACCGGTGGTATTGCAATACCAAAATTGTTAGAAGAATTAGGAGTAGAAGTTGTAAAATTATATTGTGATCCTACAGGTCATTTTCCTCATAACCCAGAACCATTAAAAGAGCATTTAGCAGATATATGTGAATTGGTAGTTAAAGAAAAGGCCGATTTTGGTATTGTAGTAGACCCAGATGTAGACCGTTTAGCTTTTATTAGTAATGATGGTGAAATGTTTGGAGAAGAGTATACTTTAGTTGCTTGTGCAGATTACGTATTGGGTAAAACTAAAGGTAATACTGTATCTAACTTATCTTCTTCTAGAGCACTTAGAGATATTACAGAAAAACACGGTGGCACGTATGAAGCTGCTGCAGTTGGAGAAGTAAATGTAGTTACTAAAATGAAGGCTAATAACGCAGTTATTGGAGGTGAAGGTAATGGAGGTATAATTTACCCAGAAAGTCATTATGGTAGAGATTCTTTAGTTGGTACAGCTTTATTTTTAATGCTTATGGCAGAAAAGGGAGGTACTGTTGCAGAATTAAGAGCTAGTTACCCAAGCTATTTTATGAGCAAAAAGAAAATACAATTAACACCAGGTTTAGATGTTGATGGTATTTTGGTTGCTATGGCAGATAAATATAAGAATGAAGATATATCTACAATAGATGGTGTAAAGATAGATTTTGCAGAAAATTGGGTACACTTGCGTAAGTCTAACACAGAGCCAATTATTAGAATATATACAGAAGACAAAAGTCAGGCTGAAGCAGATAAGCTTGCAGACCGTATAATTGCAGAAATTAAAGAAGTAGCAGGTTTGTAATATACAGGCTGTGTTAAAACAAAAAACTCATTGCTTTTAAAGGCAATGAGTTTTTTTATTTGTCAAATTTAGGTTTTTTACCCGCATGTTTCCAACGTTTGTGCGTCCATAAATAATACTCAGGTTTTTCTTTAATTTGCTCTTCAGTAAGTCTTAAAAACTCTTCAGTAATGTAATCTTTTTCGGTTTCTTTGCCAGCTAAAGTTATAGGTATAAATTCAACTTTATAATATCCTCTTTTTACTTTAGATACTTTTGCATACACTACTGCTAAATCTAGTTTTCTAGCTAAAGTTTCTGCTCCGTTGTGTATAGGCACGTTTAACCCCATAAAATTGCTCCAGTGTTGGGCTCTAGAGTACTGGGGAGATTGGTCGCTTACCATACCGTATATAGCTTTTACTCCACGTTTTTCGTTTCTAATAACAGTTTTTACGGTATCTTTTTGTGTAATAGGAGTAGTGTTCCAGCGTGCTCTTAAGTTTCTTATCCATTTATCAAAATACTTATTAGCAATTTTTTGATATACAGCATAGCCTTCAGTATCTATAAGGTTATTAATACTTACCATCCATTCCCAATTGGCATAATGGGCACAAACTAATAAAATACTTTTATTTTTTTCAATGGCTTTAAGTTTGTCTATATCAACAACATTAAACCTTTTTTTAACTTCAGCTTTAGACAAGCTCATTGTTTTTACCATTTCCATAAACATATCACACATATGTTTATAAAATTTTATTCTAATGGTTTTTAGTTCCTCATCTGACTTATTAGGAAATGTAAGCTTTAAATTGTCTAAAACTACTTTTTTACGGTAACCAAATACACGAAATACAAAAAAGTACATAATATTAGAAACCCCATAAAATAAAGTATGTGGTAATATAGAAACAACCCAAAGTATAGGATAAACTAAAATAAAAACTAGTAACTGCATTAAGAATAAAATTATGCAAATATAACTATATTTGACGCTAAACTACAGCAGTTAAAACATGAAATTACACCCAGTTACAATAGTCATTATAGCTTTAAATATAATTTTTACCTTAAAAGGGTTAAAAGACACTTCTTTTTTTGAACGCTATAAATTTAGTATTGGTGGTATAAAAGCAGGACAAAAAGAAAGAATGTTTACTTCTGGCTTTTTGCACGTAGATATATCGCACATATTTTTTAACATGTTTACGCTTTATTTTTTTGCTAATGTAGTTATAGCATATATGGGACCTTTATACTTTGTGCTTATGTATGTAATAAGTTTATTAGCAGGCAGTTTGTTGGCTTTGTTTTTTCATAAAGATGAGCCTTATTATAGTGCAGTAGGGGCAAGTGGTGCTGTAACAGGTATTTTATATGCAGCAATTTTATTAGAGCCTAATATGCGTTTGGGTATTATGTTTATACCAATACCAATGCCAGCATATGTTTTTGGTATAGGGTATTTATTGTACTCTATTTATGGGATGAAAAAGAGAATTGGTAATATTGGGCATACAGCGCATTTTGGTGGTGCTATAGGAGGTTATGTAACAACCTTATTTTTTATGCCTAATTTAATTTTTACAGATACATTAGTAGTCGTATTAATGGCTATACCTATAATAGTTTTATTTGTTTTAGATAAAATGGGAAAAATATAACCTTGTAATAGTATAAAAAATTAAAAAGGCCGAAACTAAAACTAGTTTCGGCCTTTTTTTATAGTATTAATTACTATTGTAGTAATTCTGCTATTTTCTTTTCTAAGTCGTCTCCTCTTAGGTTTTTAGCAATAATAACACCTTTTTCATCTAAAATAAAAGTAGAAGGTATAGATGTTACATTGTATAATTTAGCAATTTCTTGTACGTCTTTTTCATTGTATACGTGACTCCAAGGTAAGCCATCTTCTTCAATAGCTTTTTTCCATTCAGTTGCATTTTTATCTAAAGAAACACCAACAATATTTAATCCTTTATCATGGTATTTGTTATATACATTTACAACATTAGGATTCTCTTTTCTACAAGGTACACACCAAGCCGCCCAAAAATCTACTATTGTTACTTTGCCTAAAGCATCTTTTAATGCTAAAGGTTCTCCGTTTAAGTTGGGAGCTGTAAATTCTGGTGCTTTTGCGCCAATAGAAGTTGCTTTGTTTTTATTTATCATTTCTAAGATAGCCGTAACTGCAGCTGTCTTTTTAACCTCTTCAGATAAATTATTAACAAGTTCGCTAATTTCATCTTCTGTTAAAATTCTGTTTTGAAACAATCTGTTAATTACCATTCCAGATATTACAGCATTAGGGTTTTCTTTAACAAAGTTAACTTCAAACTCTTTTCCTTCTTCTTGTATTTCCTTTATTTCATCTTGTAAAGCTTTTACAGTAGCTGTATCCTGAGCCATAGCAGCTTTTTGATAATCTTTTTGTATAGATTGTACTTTTTCTCCTATTTTTTTAGATCCTTCAATAAAATCTGTAAACATATCGTTTTGTGGTGTACCAGATATAATAACGTTTCTTAAGCTATCTTTATGAGCACTCATTTCAATAGTTCCTTGTTCAGGAAAAAACATCATATTACCTCTTACTTTGTCAATAAATACATAGTAAGGATCTAATGTAGTAGGTATAGGCGTATTAAATACAAACTTGCCATCTTTTACAGTAACAGTATCTATTTCTTTAACAGAATTGTTTTCTCCTGCTGTTTTTAAAAACACTTGTGTACCATCTGCAACATCTCCTCTTAGGTTTCCGTTAAGTACAACTGAATCTGTTTTTTCTCCACAAGACACTGCTAATACAGCAATAGTAAGCGTAACTAGTAATTTTTTCATTATAAGTTTTTATTTTTATGTGTTACAAATGTAGGTAAACTAAAAGTGATAAAAAAAGCCCTTAACATTTTGCATGGTAAGGGCTTGTTTATCTTTATTTTAACTATTAAAACTTGTATCGTAGACCAAGTGCAATATCAAAGTCAAAATTATCACTAAAATGCTCGTAGCCTGTTAAGCCAATTTCTGGTCTAATATCTAAAGAGACTAGTAATGGAAAGTCAAAATTATACTCTATACCTACATCACCAGCAGCAAAAATAAACAAACCACCATCTGGTTTTTGAACGTTTGAAGGATTATTTGGATCTGCAATAGGCTCAAAATCTACACTACCAAAACCTG carries:
- a CDS encoding molybdopterin molybdotransferase MoeA, with amino-acid sequence MITFKEAYNSVLQHTVDYGTEQVLLKDAVGRVLAVDIKADRDFPPFNRATKDGIALSFSAINDGQSLFKIEAVIPAGNPTIELKDKTACVEIMTGAVVPKSTDVVVMYEDVVIHNGFAKLQKQPVKGQNIHIKGSDELKGATVLRKNTLITAAEIGVLSAVGAAKVWVKKLPKITTIATGNELVEVAEVPLPHQIRKSNINSLYAALLNEHILAQTLHLKDSKEAIKDALEVALKTNDVLLLSGGVSKGKFDFLPIALEELGVEKVFHKVLQRPGKPFWFGVQKATNTVIFSFPGNPASTFANYHIYFKPWLNKSLGLTVSNNYVILNEELDNKGSLTLFLRVKVTFTNGKLLANRIIENGSGDLTSLANCDGFICIAPNKNSYNKGTLVPFIQTRRLL
- a CDS encoding XdhC family protein → MTHELKKIVTAYTKAKQQNRKTVLATVVALNGSSYRRPGVRMLILENGETVGAVSGGCVEKEVVRQAATVFTTGVAKVMTYDGRYRLGCEGILYVLLEPFTPNTVFCDTFWKVVADRDDFSITSYFEQKDAENGSFGSVFSFFNKKYAVYDKFQLNKELPAFTQNLEPCFKLMIIGAEHDAVQLTSYAALTGWEVTVCVIPKEEKQLSDFPGAESIQVAVPELLEVSKIDNQTAVVLMTHSYVKDLQYLLALKKAQPIYIGLLGPTTRREKLLNEFIEHYPEVNDAFLDVIHGPAGLHIGAETPQEISIAIVAEILTVIRKTKPIRLKDKIGKIHN
- a CDS encoding nucleotidyltransferase family protein, which gives rise to MKIANIILAAGSSTRMQQTKQVLPYKDTTLLGNAVQQAEGTALLDVYVVLGANAAEIKTQINVKEEQVFINLNWKKGLGSSIAHGIVELQKLDEEYSAVLISLADQPLIDSAYLTKMVSLFSTSVSTIVATNYGERVGVPAIFDSQYYAELRELNEDFGAKEILIKHASEIVMVEPNGKEIDVDTQQDYNSIAH
- a CDS encoding RNA polymerase sigma factor, which encodes MSKEEKFVELIQNNQGLIFKVTTVYTNNKADQQDLYQDIVYQLWKSFDSFNNQSKISTWLYRVALNTALTKIKKHTKKPKSVPIEKVIVQQAEDYNPIYEEQLKLVYAQIQQLNVLEKALMLLLLEGKKYKEIAEIVGITTSNVGTKISRIKQKLKNNILKQ
- a CDS encoding uracil-DNA glycosylase family protein is translated as MQELLSEIKKCTVCSAKLALGPRPIVSASAKSKIVIVGQAPGSIVHNTGIPWNDKSGENLRNWMGISTEDFYNTDKVAIIPMGFCYPGMGKSGDLPPTKECAPLWHKQILNGIKNVRLTLLIGAYAQSYYLGNKAEKTLTQTVKNYHTYLPNYMVLPHPSPRNNIWQAKNKWFVTDVLPELKIQVKEILK
- a CDS encoding cold-shock protein — protein: MARSQQTFGKKEKEKKRLKKREEKAKRKIERKANSKGGEFEDMIAYVDENGHLTDTPPDPTKKVKVDAESIVIGIPKKEEMEEEDPVRNGKVSFFDTSKGFGFIIDAENNEKYFVHVSGLIDEISENDKVSYELERGMKGMNAVRVKRI
- a CDS encoding DEAD/DEAH box helicase — its product is MESFSDFNLKKQLHYAIDDLGFTTPTPIQKEAFPVVMSGKDMIGIAQTGTGKTFAYMLPILQDLAFSKQKNPRVLILVPTRELVLQVVEQINSFAKYINVRVMGVYGGTNMNTQAQAVSQGSDIIVATPGRLYDLVLARALQLKSIKKLVIDEVDVMLDLGFRFQITNIFELLPTRRQNIMFSATMTDDVETLINDFFINPEKVSIAVSGTPLDNISQTCYAVPNFYTKANLLVHLLKDKETYKKVLVFVANKRFADRLFNSLEEIFSDELCVIHSNKTQNYRIRSINQFDEGINRILVTTDVMARGLDLDKISHVINFDTPTFPENYMHRIGRTGRAEEQGNSILFYTEKEEEYKDAIEELMDYKIPTITIPESVEISKELIPEERPKILEHHNPINLNAEERGASFHEKKEKNKKVNKGGSYKFEIARKYKKPKTRGDKNYNKRNKKK
- a CDS encoding ACP phosphodiesterase — translated: MNFLAHIYLSFEDDEITIGNFIADSIRGNKYKHLPKKIQKGITLHRHIDTFTDAHKTVRKSTKKLHENYGHYSGVIVDIFYDHFLAKNWKNYSDTPLDEFVEKFYDLLEDNYLILPENTKRMMPYMIADNWILSYASLTGISKVLDGMNRRTKNRSKMNFAIVDLKEHYNEFEDEFTSFFEELTTFAKQKYTSLLEEK
- the glmM gene encoding phosphoglucosamine mutase, with protein sequence MTLIKSISGIRGTIGGKPSENLTPLDAVKFAAAYGIWLKEYAKKDKLKVVIGRDARLSGEMIQNLVVSTLVGLGIDVVDLDLSTTPTVEIAVPLEKADGGIILTASHNPKQWNALKLLNEKGEFLNAEQGAKILAIAEKEDFTFADVDDLGSILKNDSYIDIHIDEVLNLSLVDKEIIKAAKFKVVVDGVNSTGGIAIPKLLEELGVEVVKLYCDPTGHFPHNPEPLKEHLADICELVVKEKADFGIVVDPDVDRLAFISNDGEMFGEEYTLVACADYVLGKTKGNTVSNLSSSRALRDITEKHGGTYEAAAVGEVNVVTKMKANNAVIGGEGNGGIIYPESHYGRDSLVGTALFLMLMAEKGGTVAELRASYPSYFMSKKKIQLTPGLDVDGILVAMADKYKNEDISTIDGVKIDFAENWVHLRKSNTEPIIRIYTEDKSQAEADKLADRIIAEIKEVAGL
- a CDS encoding lysophospholipid acyltransferase family protein; this encodes MQLLVFILVYPILWVVSILPHTLFYGVSNIMYFFVFRVFGYRKKVVLDNLKLTFPNKSDEELKTIRIKFYKHMCDMFMEMVKTMSLSKAEVKKRFNVVDIDKLKAIEKNKSILLVCAHYANWEWMVSINNLIDTEGYAVYQKIANKYFDKWIRNLRARWNTTPITQKDTVKTVIRNEKRGVKAIYGMVSDQSPQYSRAQHWSNFMGLNVPIHNGAETLARKLDLAVVYAKVSKVKRGYYKVEFIPITLAGKETEKDYITEEFLRLTEEQIKEKPEYYLWTHKRWKHAGKKPKFDK